In the Girardinichthys multiradiatus isolate DD_20200921_A chromosome 4, DD_fGirMul_XY1, whole genome shotgun sequence genome, one interval contains:
- the rbpms2a gene encoding RNA-binding protein, mRNA-processing factor 2a isoform X9, with protein sequence MAIFGKRPESRSLTGIRFDPESPQTLRLEFAKANTKMAKSKLMATPNPTNIHPALGAHFIARDPYDLTGAALIPASPDAWTPYPLYTTELTPGLPHAAFTYPAAAAAAAALHAQVREQPSSPLSASLMTCKLERQHSLDTKWKACLTSGNHTFVHLNCLWGELDLKQSCCRQSELILGNYCGTISTSE encoded by the exons GGTATCCGTTTTGATCCCGAAAGTCCCCAGACCCTGCGCTTAGAGTTTGCTAAAGCCAACACGAAGATGGCAAAGAGTAAGCTGATGGCCACACCGAACCCCACAAATATCCACCCTGCTCTAGGAGCACACTTCATTGCACGGGACCCAT ATGATCTGACAGGGGCAGCACTGATCCCAGCATCACCAGATGCCTGGACTCCATACCCGCTGTACACCACAGAGCTGACCCCAGGCCTCCCTCACGCAGCCTTCACCTACCCAGCGGCTGCTGCCGCTGCTGCAGCCCTCCACGCCCAGGTGAGGGAGCAACCG agCAGTCCCCTTTCTGCTAGCCTGATGACATGCAAACTTGAAAGGCAGCATTCATTGGACACAAAATGGAAAGCTTGTTTG ACCTCTGGGAACCACACCTTTGTCCACCTGAA TTGTCTCTGGGGGGAGTTGGATTTAAAACAATCTTGCTGTCGACAATCTGAACTAATCCTTGGCAACTACTGCGGTACCATTAGCACTTCAGAATAA
- the LOC124867180 gene encoding cytoplasmic polyadenylation element-binding protein 1-like isoform X2, with protein MAFSLRNDTRRPESPDTDSPALSTCSNADIFRRMNTMLGNALDFTGVCTTPNSTKHKPDLLCESELAAVGSRRMLFPNCTSIPSSQDIPLSRGPSDVTDLGLGLQSLRLSGWDRPWSSQEADSRSPSSQVQTSTSSMLGMLNNPFTSILGKPPGYLPHESMSMTADFLEKFPGMARMANRLDSSSFLDSRSSSPEDSETSGFSSGSDHLCDMLSTLRISPPLPYVTSNMQKDLLRLSSRLDSQDTSSPLTPPPSASPASTISRRWRTGSPWPGSDMFDQSDDTFSIEREARLHRQAAAVNEATFTWSGQLPPRNNKDPIYSCKVFLGGVPWDITEAGLINTFSGYGPLTVEWPGKDGKHPRCPPKGYVYLVFENEKSVRALLQACSQDPFHPEDSREYYFKMSSRRMRCKDVQVIPWVISDSNYVRCPAQRLDPSKTVFVGALHGMLNAEALASIMNDLFGGVMYAGIDTDKHKYPIGSGRVTFNNQRSYLKAVCAAFVEIKTPKFTKKVQIDPYLEDSMCQVCLRQPGPFFCRDQACFNYYCRSCWHWQHSMDILSNHRPLMRNQKNRDSS; from the exons ATGGCGTTTTCCCtg AGAAACGATACCCGCAGGCCTGAGAGCCCGGACACCGACTCTCCGGCTCTGTCCACCTGCAGTAACGCAGACATCTTCCGCAGGATGAACACCATGCTGGGCAACGCTCTGGACTTCACCGGGGTGTGCACCACTCCTAACAGCACCAAGCACAAACCAGACCTGCTCTGTG AATCGGAGCTGGCTGCTGTGGGAAGCAGGAGAATGCTTTTCCCCAACTGTACCAGTATTCCCAGCTCCCAGGACATCCCTTTATCCCGGGGCCCATCGGATGTCACGGACCTGGGCCTTGGGCTCCAGTCGCTCCGTCTGTCTGGCTGGGACCGACCGTGGAGCAGCCAGGAGGCAGACTCACGTTCTCCCTCATCCCAGGTTCAGACCAGCACCTCCTCCA TGCTGGGCATGCTGAACAATCCTTTCACTAGCATCCTTGGGAAGCCCCCAGGCTATTTGCCCCATGAGTCCATGAGCATGACCGCTGACTTCCTGGAGAAGTTCCCAGGAATGGCGCGCATGGCAAACCGACTGGACTCAAGCTCCTTTTTGGACTCTCGCTCCAGCAGTCCTGAAGACTCTGAGACCAGTGGGTTTAGCTCAGGCTCAGACCACCTCTGCGACATGCTG TCAACTCTCCGGATTTCCCCTCCTCTGCCTTACGTGACGTCCAACATGCAGAAGGACCTGCTGCGACTGAGTTCACGACTGGACTCCCAGGACACAAGCTCTCCTCTGACTCCACCTCCCAGTGCCAGCCCCGCCTCAACAATTTCCCGCCGCTGGCGCACTGGCTCCCCATGGCCGGGGTCGGACATGTTCGACCAGTCGGATGATACGTTCAGCATCGAGAGGGAGGCCCGCCTGCACCGACAGGCTGCAG CTGTGAATGAGGCCACATTCACTTGGAGCGGTCAGCTGCCCCCCAGAAACAACAAGGATCCCATTTACTCCTGCAAGGTCTTTCTTGGTGGCGTGCCCTGGGACATCACTGAAG CTGGACTGATCAACACCTTCAGTGGGTATGGCCCTCTGACTGTGGAGTGGCCAGGTAAGGATGGAAAGCACCCGCGCTGCCCTCCCAAAG GCTACGTTTACCTGGTGTTTGAAAACGAGAAGTCTGTGAGGGCTCTGCTCCAGGCATGCTCCCAGGATCCCTTTCACCCAGAGGACAGTCGGGAGTACTACTTCAAGATGTCCAGCCGCAGAATGCGATGCAAAGAT GTGCAAGTGATCCCCTGGGTGATCTCTGACAGTAACTACGTGCGCTGTCCCGCCCAGCGCCTGGACCCTAGTAAAACGGTGTTTGTTGGTGCTCTGCATGGCATGCTGAACGCCGAGGCTCTGGCCAGCATCATGAACGACCTGTTTGGAGGAGTCATGTATGCTGGCATTGACACGGACAAGCACAAGTACCCCATAG GCTCTGGACGTGTCACCTTCAACAACCAGCGCAGTTATCTGAAGGCTGTATGTGCAGCATTTGTGGAGATTAAAACGCCAAAGTTTACAAAAAAG GTTCAGATCGACCCCTACCTGGAGGACTCCATGTGTCAAGTATGCCTTCGTCAACCTGGGCCTTTCTTCTGCAGAGACCAG GCCTGCTTCAACTACTACTGCCGCTCTTGCTGGCACTGGCAGCACTCCATGGACATCTTGAGCAACCACCGGCCCCTCATGCGCAACCAGAAGAACAGGGATTCCAGCTAA
- the LOC124867180 gene encoding cytoplasmic polyadenylation element-binding protein 1-like isoform X1: MAFSLRNDTRRPESPDTDSPALSTCSNADIFRRMNTMLGNALDFTGVCTTPNSTKHKPDLLCESELAAVGSRRMLFPNCTSIPSSQDIPLSRGPSDVTDLGLGLQSLRLSGWDRPWSSQEADSRSPSSQVQTSTSSMLGMLNNPFTSILGKPPGYLPHESMSMTADFLEKFPGMARMANRLDSSSFLDSRSSSPEDSETSGFSSGSDHLCDMLSTLRISPPLPYVTSNMQKDLLRLSSRLDSQDTSSPLTPPPSASPASTISRRWRTGSPWPGSDMFDQSDDTFSIEREARLHRQAAAVNEATFTWSGQLPPRNNKDPIYSCKVFLGGVPWDITEAGLINTFSGYGPLTVEWPGKDGKHPRCPPKGNVAKGYVYLVFENEKSVRALLQACSQDPFHPEDSREYYFKMSSRRMRCKDVQVIPWVISDSNYVRCPAQRLDPSKTVFVGALHGMLNAEALASIMNDLFGGVMYAGIDTDKHKYPIGSGRVTFNNQRSYLKAVCAAFVEIKTPKFTKKVQIDPYLEDSMCQVCLRQPGPFFCRDQACFNYYCRSCWHWQHSMDILSNHRPLMRNQKNRDSS, translated from the exons ATGGCGTTTTCCCtg AGAAACGATACCCGCAGGCCTGAGAGCCCGGACACCGACTCTCCGGCTCTGTCCACCTGCAGTAACGCAGACATCTTCCGCAGGATGAACACCATGCTGGGCAACGCTCTGGACTTCACCGGGGTGTGCACCACTCCTAACAGCACCAAGCACAAACCAGACCTGCTCTGTG AATCGGAGCTGGCTGCTGTGGGAAGCAGGAGAATGCTTTTCCCCAACTGTACCAGTATTCCCAGCTCCCAGGACATCCCTTTATCCCGGGGCCCATCGGATGTCACGGACCTGGGCCTTGGGCTCCAGTCGCTCCGTCTGTCTGGCTGGGACCGACCGTGGAGCAGCCAGGAGGCAGACTCACGTTCTCCCTCATCCCAGGTTCAGACCAGCACCTCCTCCA TGCTGGGCATGCTGAACAATCCTTTCACTAGCATCCTTGGGAAGCCCCCAGGCTATTTGCCCCATGAGTCCATGAGCATGACCGCTGACTTCCTGGAGAAGTTCCCAGGAATGGCGCGCATGGCAAACCGACTGGACTCAAGCTCCTTTTTGGACTCTCGCTCCAGCAGTCCTGAAGACTCTGAGACCAGTGGGTTTAGCTCAGGCTCAGACCACCTCTGCGACATGCTG TCAACTCTCCGGATTTCCCCTCCTCTGCCTTACGTGACGTCCAACATGCAGAAGGACCTGCTGCGACTGAGTTCACGACTGGACTCCCAGGACACAAGCTCTCCTCTGACTCCACCTCCCAGTGCCAGCCCCGCCTCAACAATTTCCCGCCGCTGGCGCACTGGCTCCCCATGGCCGGGGTCGGACATGTTCGACCAGTCGGATGATACGTTCAGCATCGAGAGGGAGGCCCGCCTGCACCGACAGGCTGCAG CTGTGAATGAGGCCACATTCACTTGGAGCGGTCAGCTGCCCCCCAGAAACAACAAGGATCCCATTTACTCCTGCAAGGTCTTTCTTGGTGGCGTGCCCTGGGACATCACTGAAG CTGGACTGATCAACACCTTCAGTGGGTATGGCCCTCTGACTGTGGAGTGGCCAGGTAAGGATGGAAAGCACCCGCGCTGCCCTCCCAAAGGTAATGTGGCTAAAG GCTACGTTTACCTGGTGTTTGAAAACGAGAAGTCTGTGAGGGCTCTGCTCCAGGCATGCTCCCAGGATCCCTTTCACCCAGAGGACAGTCGGGAGTACTACTTCAAGATGTCCAGCCGCAGAATGCGATGCAAAGAT GTGCAAGTGATCCCCTGGGTGATCTCTGACAGTAACTACGTGCGCTGTCCCGCCCAGCGCCTGGACCCTAGTAAAACGGTGTTTGTTGGTGCTCTGCATGGCATGCTGAACGCCGAGGCTCTGGCCAGCATCATGAACGACCTGTTTGGAGGAGTCATGTATGCTGGCATTGACACGGACAAGCACAAGTACCCCATAG GCTCTGGACGTGTCACCTTCAACAACCAGCGCAGTTATCTGAAGGCTGTATGTGCAGCATTTGTGGAGATTAAAACGCCAAAGTTTACAAAAAAG GTTCAGATCGACCCCTACCTGGAGGACTCCATGTGTCAAGTATGCCTTCGTCAACCTGGGCCTTTCTTCTGCAGAGACCAG GCCTGCTTCAACTACTACTGCCGCTCTTGCTGGCACTGGCAGCACTCCATGGACATCTTGAGCAACCACCGGCCCCTCATGCGCAACCAGAAGAACAGGGATTCCAGCTAA
- the LOC124867180 gene encoding cytoplasmic polyadenylation element-binding protein 1-like isoform X3, which yields MLFPNCTSIPSSQDIPLSRGPSDVTDLGLGLQSLRLSGWDRPWSSQEADSRSPSSQVQTSTSSMLGMLNNPFTSILGKPPGYLPHESMSMTADFLEKFPGMARMANRLDSSSFLDSRSSSPEDSETSGFSSGSDHLCDMLSTLRISPPLPYVTSNMQKDLLRLSSRLDSQDTSSPLTPPPSASPASTISRRWRTGSPWPGSDMFDQSDDTFSIEREARLHRQAAAVNEATFTWSGQLPPRNNKDPIYSCKVFLGGVPWDITEAGLINTFSGYGPLTVEWPGKDGKHPRCPPKGNVAKGYVYLVFENEKSVRALLQACSQDPFHPEDSREYYFKMSSRRMRCKDVQVIPWVISDSNYVRCPAQRLDPSKTVFVGALHGMLNAEALASIMNDLFGGVMYAGIDTDKHKYPIGSGRVTFNNQRSYLKAVCAAFVEIKTPKFTKKVQIDPYLEDSMCQVCLRQPGPFFCRDQACFNYYCRSCWHWQHSMDILSNHRPLMRNQKNRDSS from the exons ATGCTTTTCCCCAACTGTACCAGTATTCCCAGCTCCCAGGACATCCCTTTATCCCGGGGCCCATCGGATGTCACGGACCTGGGCCTTGGGCTCCAGTCGCTCCGTCTGTCTGGCTGGGACCGACCGTGGAGCAGCCAGGAGGCAGACTCACGTTCTCCCTCATCCCAGGTTCAGACCAGCACCTCCTCCA TGCTGGGCATGCTGAACAATCCTTTCACTAGCATCCTTGGGAAGCCCCCAGGCTATTTGCCCCATGAGTCCATGAGCATGACCGCTGACTTCCTGGAGAAGTTCCCAGGAATGGCGCGCATGGCAAACCGACTGGACTCAAGCTCCTTTTTGGACTCTCGCTCCAGCAGTCCTGAAGACTCTGAGACCAGTGGGTTTAGCTCAGGCTCAGACCACCTCTGCGACATGCTG TCAACTCTCCGGATTTCCCCTCCTCTGCCTTACGTGACGTCCAACATGCAGAAGGACCTGCTGCGACTGAGTTCACGACTGGACTCCCAGGACACAAGCTCTCCTCTGACTCCACCTCCCAGTGCCAGCCCCGCCTCAACAATTTCCCGCCGCTGGCGCACTGGCTCCCCATGGCCGGGGTCGGACATGTTCGACCAGTCGGATGATACGTTCAGCATCGAGAGGGAGGCCCGCCTGCACCGACAGGCTGCAG CTGTGAATGAGGCCACATTCACTTGGAGCGGTCAGCTGCCCCCCAGAAACAACAAGGATCCCATTTACTCCTGCAAGGTCTTTCTTGGTGGCGTGCCCTGGGACATCACTGAAG CTGGACTGATCAACACCTTCAGTGGGTATGGCCCTCTGACTGTGGAGTGGCCAGGTAAGGATGGAAAGCACCCGCGCTGCCCTCCCAAAGGTAATGTGGCTAAAG GCTACGTTTACCTGGTGTTTGAAAACGAGAAGTCTGTGAGGGCTCTGCTCCAGGCATGCTCCCAGGATCCCTTTCACCCAGAGGACAGTCGGGAGTACTACTTCAAGATGTCCAGCCGCAGAATGCGATGCAAAGAT GTGCAAGTGATCCCCTGGGTGATCTCTGACAGTAACTACGTGCGCTGTCCCGCCCAGCGCCTGGACCCTAGTAAAACGGTGTTTGTTGGTGCTCTGCATGGCATGCTGAACGCCGAGGCTCTGGCCAGCATCATGAACGACCTGTTTGGAGGAGTCATGTATGCTGGCATTGACACGGACAAGCACAAGTACCCCATAG GCTCTGGACGTGTCACCTTCAACAACCAGCGCAGTTATCTGAAGGCTGTATGTGCAGCATTTGTGGAGATTAAAACGCCAAAGTTTACAAAAAAG GTTCAGATCGACCCCTACCTGGAGGACTCCATGTGTCAAGTATGCCTTCGTCAACCTGGGCCTTTCTTCTGCAGAGACCAG GCCTGCTTCAACTACTACTGCCGCTCTTGCTGGCACTGGCAGCACTCCATGGACATCTTGAGCAACCACCGGCCCCTCATGCGCAACCAGAAGAACAGGGATTCCAGCTAA